From Anopheles funestus chromosome 3RL, idAnoFuneDA-416_04, whole genome shotgun sequence, a single genomic window includes:
- the LOC125771487 gene encoding E3 ubiquitin-protein ligase RNF185-like isoform X1: protein MVETHRNNHLISQYTWRNCPNSIGMASTTDIPPAVGTSPTAPLLEDLNEDTSSSSTSTASTTTTDSGKPSTSYSFSLIGSDGPGSSSSSSSTSYSTKRTLANESNDAGGSASNSKTKIQLENVTEESGGGGEGEGAAGPSSTDTGTGGEEEKKDDSMFECNICLDTAKDAVVSMCGHLFCWPCIHQWMNGYRNTCPVCKSSISKEKVIPLYGRGGSKEDPRKTVPPRPAGQRTEPEQPHGFQSFTGDGSFHMSFGIGAFPFGFFTSTLNFGDFRGAGNVTRENTREGEEDQFLSSVFLYVALIFLAWLAMA from the exons ATGGTAGAGACTCATCGGAACAATCACCTGATATCGCAATATAC gTGGCGAAATTGTCCTAATTCCATCGGAATGGCATCAACGACAGATATTCCTCCGGCCGTGGGTACATCGCCCACCGCTCCATTGCTAGAGGATCTCAACGAGGACACGTCCTCATCGTCTACCTCGACGGcgtcgacgacgacgacggacAGTGGTAAACCTTCGACATCGTACAGCTTTTCCTTGATCGGTTCGGATGGGcccggaagcagcagcagcagcagcagtaccagcTACAGCACTAAGCGAACGCTAGCAAATGAATCGAACGACGCCGGTGGCAGTGCATCGAACAGTAAAACCAAGATACAGCTAGAAAATGTCACCGAGGagagtggtggtggtggcgaaGGGGAAGGTGCAGCTGGACCGTCCTCGACCGACACGGGCACCGGTGGGGAGGAGGAGAAAAAGGACGACTCCATGTTTGAGTGTAACATCTGCTTAGACACGGCCAAGGATGCGGTGGTCAGCATGTGTGGGCATCTGTTCTGCTGGCCGTGCATTCACCAGTGGATGAACGGGTACCGCAACACCTGCCCGGTGTGCAAATCGTCCATCAGCAAGGAGAAGGTCATACCGCTGTATGGGCGTGGCGGCAGCAAAGAAGATCCGCGCAAAACCGTACCACCGCGGCCGGCCGGTCAGCGTACCGAGCCGGAACAGCCGCACGGATTTCAGAGCTTCACCGGGGACGGCAGCTTCCATATGTCGTTCGGTATCGGTGCGTTCCCGTTCGGGTTCTTTACCTCCACGCTCAACTTCGGCGATTTCCGCGGTGCGGGCAATGTGACGCGGGAGAATACGCGCGAAGGCGAGGAGGACCAGTTCCTGTCGAGTGTGTTCCTGTACGTGGCGCTCATCTTTTTAGCCTGGCTGGCCATGGCTTAA
- the LOC125771487 gene encoding E3 ubiquitin-protein ligase RNF185-like isoform X2 — translation MSTTTFAPRRRWRNCPNSIGMASTTDIPPAVGTSPTAPLLEDLNEDTSSSSTSTASTTTTDSGKPSTSYSFSLIGSDGPGSSSSSSSTSYSTKRTLANESNDAGGSASNSKTKIQLENVTEESGGGGEGEGAAGPSSTDTGTGGEEEKKDDSMFECNICLDTAKDAVVSMCGHLFCWPCIHQWMNGYRNTCPVCKSSISKEKVIPLYGRGGSKEDPRKTVPPRPAGQRTEPEQPHGFQSFTGDGSFHMSFGIGAFPFGFFTSTLNFGDFRGAGNVTRENTREGEEDQFLSSVFLYVALIFLAWLAMA, via the exons ATGTCGACCACCACATTCGCCCCCAGGAGGAG gTGGCGAAATTGTCCTAATTCCATCGGAATGGCATCAACGACAGATATTCCTCCGGCCGTGGGTACATCGCCCACCGCTCCATTGCTAGAGGATCTCAACGAGGACACGTCCTCATCGTCTACCTCGACGGcgtcgacgacgacgacggacAGTGGTAAACCTTCGACATCGTACAGCTTTTCCTTGATCGGTTCGGATGGGcccggaagcagcagcagcagcagcagtaccagcTACAGCACTAAGCGAACGCTAGCAAATGAATCGAACGACGCCGGTGGCAGTGCATCGAACAGTAAAACCAAGATACAGCTAGAAAATGTCACCGAGGagagtggtggtggtggcgaaGGGGAAGGTGCAGCTGGACCGTCCTCGACCGACACGGGCACCGGTGGGGAGGAGGAGAAAAAGGACGACTCCATGTTTGAGTGTAACATCTGCTTAGACACGGCCAAGGATGCGGTGGTCAGCATGTGTGGGCATCTGTTCTGCTGGCCGTGCATTCACCAGTGGATGAACGGGTACCGCAACACCTGCCCGGTGTGCAAATCGTCCATCAGCAAGGAGAAGGTCATACCGCTGTATGGGCGTGGCGGCAGCAAAGAAGATCCGCGCAAAACCGTACCACCGCGGCCGGCCGGTCAGCGTACCGAGCCGGAACAGCCGCACGGATTTCAGAGCTTCACCGGGGACGGCAGCTTCCATATGTCGTTCGGTATCGGTGCGTTCCCGTTCGGGTTCTTTACCTCCACGCTCAACTTCGGCGATTTCCGCGGTGCGGGCAATGTGACGCGGGAGAATACGCGCGAAGGCGAGGAGGACCAGTTCCTGTCGAGTGTGTTCCTGTACGTGGCGCTCATCTTTTTAGCCTGGCTGGCCATGGCTTAA
- the LOC125771487 gene encoding E3 ubiquitin-protein ligase RNF185-like isoform X5, whose amino-acid sequence MASTTDIPPAVGTSPTAPLLEDLNEDTSSSSTSTASTTTTDSGKPSTSYSFSLIGSDGPGSSSSSSSTSYSTKRTLANESNDAGGSASNSKTKIQLENVTEESGGGGEGEGAAGPSSTDTGTGGEEEKKDDSMFECNICLDTAKDAVVSMCGHLFCWPCIHQWMNGYRNTCPVCKSSISKEKVIPLYGRGGSKEDPRKTVPPRPAGQRTEPEQPHGFQSFTGDGSFHMSFGIGAFPFGFFTSTLNFGDFRGAGNVTRENTREGEEDQFLSSVFLYVALIFLAWLAMA is encoded by the coding sequence ATGGCATCAACGACAGATATTCCTCCGGCCGTGGGTACATCGCCCACCGCTCCATTGCTAGAGGATCTCAACGAGGACACGTCCTCATCGTCTACCTCGACGGcgtcgacgacgacgacggacAGTGGTAAACCTTCGACATCGTACAGCTTTTCCTTGATCGGTTCGGATGGGcccggaagcagcagcagcagcagcagtaccagcTACAGCACTAAGCGAACGCTAGCAAATGAATCGAACGACGCCGGTGGCAGTGCATCGAACAGTAAAACCAAGATACAGCTAGAAAATGTCACCGAGGagagtggtggtggtggcgaaGGGGAAGGTGCAGCTGGACCGTCCTCGACCGACACGGGCACCGGTGGGGAGGAGGAGAAAAAGGACGACTCCATGTTTGAGTGTAACATCTGCTTAGACACGGCCAAGGATGCGGTGGTCAGCATGTGTGGGCATCTGTTCTGCTGGCCGTGCATTCACCAGTGGATGAACGGGTACCGCAACACCTGCCCGGTGTGCAAATCGTCCATCAGCAAGGAGAAGGTCATACCGCTGTATGGGCGTGGCGGCAGCAAAGAAGATCCGCGCAAAACCGTACCACCGCGGCCGGCCGGTCAGCGTACCGAGCCGGAACAGCCGCACGGATTTCAGAGCTTCACCGGGGACGGCAGCTTCCATATGTCGTTCGGTATCGGTGCGTTCCCGTTCGGGTTCTTTACCTCCACGCTCAACTTCGGCGATTTCCGCGGTGCGGGCAATGTGACGCGGGAGAATACGCGCGAAGGCGAGGAGGACCAGTTCCTGTCGAGTGTGTTCCTGTACGTGGCGCTCATCTTTTTAGCCTGGCTGGCCATGGCTTAA
- the LOC125771487 gene encoding E3 ubiquitin-protein ligase RNF185-like isoform X4 → MWRNCPNSIGMASTTDIPPAVGTSPTAPLLEDLNEDTSSSSTSTASTTTTDSGKPSTSYSFSLIGSDGPGSSSSSSSTSYSTKRTLANESNDAGGSASNSKTKIQLENVTEESGGGGEGEGAAGPSSTDTGTGGEEEKKDDSMFECNICLDTAKDAVVSMCGHLFCWPCIHQWMNGYRNTCPVCKSSISKEKVIPLYGRGGSKEDPRKTVPPRPAGQRTEPEQPHGFQSFTGDGSFHMSFGIGAFPFGFFTSTLNFGDFRGAGNVTRENTREGEEDQFLSSVFLYVALIFLAWLAMA, encoded by the exons AT gTGGCGAAATTGTCCTAATTCCATCGGAATGGCATCAACGACAGATATTCCTCCGGCCGTGGGTACATCGCCCACCGCTCCATTGCTAGAGGATCTCAACGAGGACACGTCCTCATCGTCTACCTCGACGGcgtcgacgacgacgacggacAGTGGTAAACCTTCGACATCGTACAGCTTTTCCTTGATCGGTTCGGATGGGcccggaagcagcagcagcagcagcagtaccagcTACAGCACTAAGCGAACGCTAGCAAATGAATCGAACGACGCCGGTGGCAGTGCATCGAACAGTAAAACCAAGATACAGCTAGAAAATGTCACCGAGGagagtggtggtggtggcgaaGGGGAAGGTGCAGCTGGACCGTCCTCGACCGACACGGGCACCGGTGGGGAGGAGGAGAAAAAGGACGACTCCATGTTTGAGTGTAACATCTGCTTAGACACGGCCAAGGATGCGGTGGTCAGCATGTGTGGGCATCTGTTCTGCTGGCCGTGCATTCACCAGTGGATGAACGGGTACCGCAACACCTGCCCGGTGTGCAAATCGTCCATCAGCAAGGAGAAGGTCATACCGCTGTATGGGCGTGGCGGCAGCAAAGAAGATCCGCGCAAAACCGTACCACCGCGGCCGGCCGGTCAGCGTACCGAGCCGGAACAGCCGCACGGATTTCAGAGCTTCACCGGGGACGGCAGCTTCCATATGTCGTTCGGTATCGGTGCGTTCCCGTTCGGGTTCTTTACCTCCACGCTCAACTTCGGCGATTTCCGCGGTGCGGGCAATGTGACGCGGGAGAATACGCGCGAAGGCGAGGAGGACCAGTTCCTGTCGAGTGTGTTCCTGTACGTGGCGCTCATCTTTTTAGCCTGGCTGGCCATGGCTTAA
- the LOC125771493 gene encoding PXMP2/4 family protein 3, with the protein MSLSRPIYNLLGSYLEQLFEHPLRTKALTSCVIASSANLVSQKLGGVKQVNKDSVLAYGLFGLIFTGPLSHFFYSWLDRVTNDTRFKKLLMLLGERTLFAPVITALSLYFISRFEYKSHDEAFVNLITQFRSILRGNWKFLTLPVFINFNYVPPMLRVLFANIIGFCWMVVLSTKRRKAELRRQQQAQDKSKST; encoded by the exons ATGTCCCTTTCGAGACCGATTTACAACCTGCTCGGTTCCTACCTGGAACAACTCTTCGAGCATCCACTTCGTACGAAAGCGTTAACGAG CTGCGTTATTGCATCCTCCGCGAACTTGGTCTCACAGAAGCTCGGTGGTGTCAAGCAAGTCAACAAGGATTCGGTGCTGGCGTACGGTTTGTTCGGCCTGATCTTTACTGGCCCACTGTCGCATTTCTTCTACAGCTGGCTAGATCGTGTTACTAATGATACCCGCTTCAAGAAGCTATTAATGTTGCTTGGAGAGCGAACCTTATTTGCGCCAGTCATTACCGCCCTGTCGCTGTACTTTATCTCGCGATTTGAGTACAAAAGTCACGACGAAGCGTTCGTCAATTTGATTACCCAGTTTCGTAGCATTCTGCGGGGTAATTGGAAATTCCTTACATTGCCTGTattcatcaacttcaactacGTTCCACCTATG CTGCGCGTTCTTTTTGCCAACATCATTGGATTCTGTTGGATGGTTGTGTTGTCTACTAAGAGAAGAAAAGCAGAACTGCGCCGCCAACAGCAGGCACAGGACAAGAGCAAATCCACCTGA
- the LOC125771487 gene encoding E3 ubiquitin-protein ligase RNF185-like isoform X3: protein MGAFGWRNCPNSIGMASTTDIPPAVGTSPTAPLLEDLNEDTSSSSTSTASTTTTDSGKPSTSYSFSLIGSDGPGSSSSSSSTSYSTKRTLANESNDAGGSASNSKTKIQLENVTEESGGGGEGEGAAGPSSTDTGTGGEEEKKDDSMFECNICLDTAKDAVVSMCGHLFCWPCIHQWMNGYRNTCPVCKSSISKEKVIPLYGRGGSKEDPRKTVPPRPAGQRTEPEQPHGFQSFTGDGSFHMSFGIGAFPFGFFTSTLNFGDFRGAGNVTRENTREGEEDQFLSSVFLYVALIFLAWLAMA, encoded by the exons ATGGGAGCTTTTGG gTGGCGAAATTGTCCTAATTCCATCGGAATGGCATCAACGACAGATATTCCTCCGGCCGTGGGTACATCGCCCACCGCTCCATTGCTAGAGGATCTCAACGAGGACACGTCCTCATCGTCTACCTCGACGGcgtcgacgacgacgacggacAGTGGTAAACCTTCGACATCGTACAGCTTTTCCTTGATCGGTTCGGATGGGcccggaagcagcagcagcagcagcagtaccagcTACAGCACTAAGCGAACGCTAGCAAATGAATCGAACGACGCCGGTGGCAGTGCATCGAACAGTAAAACCAAGATACAGCTAGAAAATGTCACCGAGGagagtggtggtggtggcgaaGGGGAAGGTGCAGCTGGACCGTCCTCGACCGACACGGGCACCGGTGGGGAGGAGGAGAAAAAGGACGACTCCATGTTTGAGTGTAACATCTGCTTAGACACGGCCAAGGATGCGGTGGTCAGCATGTGTGGGCATCTGTTCTGCTGGCCGTGCATTCACCAGTGGATGAACGGGTACCGCAACACCTGCCCGGTGTGCAAATCGTCCATCAGCAAGGAGAAGGTCATACCGCTGTATGGGCGTGGCGGCAGCAAAGAAGATCCGCGCAAAACCGTACCACCGCGGCCGGCCGGTCAGCGTACCGAGCCGGAACAGCCGCACGGATTTCAGAGCTTCACCGGGGACGGCAGCTTCCATATGTCGTTCGGTATCGGTGCGTTCCCGTTCGGGTTCTTTACCTCCACGCTCAACTTCGGCGATTTCCGCGGTGCGGGCAATGTGACGCGGGAGAATACGCGCGAAGGCGAGGAGGACCAGTTCCTGTCGAGTGTGTTCCTGTACGTGGCGCTCATCTTTTTAGCCTGGCTGGCCATGGCTTAA